Proteins from a genomic interval of Gossypium hirsutum isolate 1008001.06 chromosome A09, Gossypium_hirsutum_v2.1, whole genome shotgun sequence:
- the LOC107890280 gene encoding uncharacterized protein, with amino-acid sequence MEGSDSLKKSLSWLHGVINGKIGHGLEVIILQGLRVIHAEKGFMRFDFVVPNVVSDVDGNWSFGALASLLDIIGIVTIYSFANRVISTVDFNVSYYSTIKIQEHVEIESKVNANRGKLMHVVVEVRRKGNGEVIAEGKLWMASNKLTFAQVSKL; translated from the exons ATGGAAGGTAGTGATTCATTAAAGAAATCCCTTTCATGGCTTCATGGTGTTATTAATGGTAAAATAGGCCATGGATTGGAAGTGATAATCCTCCAAGGATTGCGTGTCATCCATGCCGAAAAGGGTTTTATGCGATTTGATTTCGTCGTACCAAATGTTGTTTCG gATGTTGATGGGAATTGGAGTTTTGGAGCCTTAGCATCATTGCTCGACATTATTGGAATCGTTACTATTTACTCCTTTGCCAATCGTGTCATTAGTACGGTTGATTTCAACGTCTcatattattcaacaattaaGATTCAA GAACATGTGGAGATAGAATCAAAGGTTAATGCAAATAGAGGAAAGCTCATGCATGTGGTGGTTGAAGTTAGAAGGAAAGGAAATGGTGAAGTAATTGCTGAAGGAAAATTATGGATGGCTTCAAATAAACTCACTTTTGCTCAAGTGAGTAAACTTTGA